The nucleotide window agacactttgtagtactggtcacatactctggtaagcctaattcgactaatctgatactaagacgaatgcccacgcactaggagtggagagatggcgggagtagcatgtaccctcatggctggaatgtggccagattggaggtgtgctgtgctctcgggtggcgtggagatggcttagtataggaggatccggtagcgaggttgatatatgcaagattaagttctacatatgtcgtgtgttaaggaatccccagctaggacttgaatcaattcgaattgccaatgctccatggatatggagactcgattcattacagaagcaatgcatgactagtgaattactaaaacatgagaaaagaatggaatgagaaggatgggaatatgggaaatgtacatttagtttgagataatgaactaaaaggacttaggggtaaaacgtgaaaataggatgaagaatagtaagcttttggcaaagaacttttgaatcttgctacatccttaccttgccccaacatctgcatctttaaagtctttcaccccctgttacgtcgggttagtcttgttgagtacttttgtactcagggtttgttaacccttattgcaggtgagtcacatgcgcaggcttgttttggtccctactacgtgtctgtgtttgaagtcaatgacgatgaggagtgacgaatggcctttggacaaggcactagtttgtatgataaataaagttaacgtaatattatcccgctactatggttgtatgacacttatggtattgtaagtttgaaaacaattggtttataaactatgttatcttaagacttccgctatcttttactctgatatatatatttgaataaactattgtaatctacaatgtctgtgatggggatcctattcgaaaaagaatcgtggatgattcgggtttcccgaggacatccgacagacctgttaagttgttgggaactcatgtacgctatcgaaggtttgttgagacaacgatagatgcacaaGGTGCCATCGCTAGGCTTCACTTTGCCGGAGTCGACCCCTCAAGAGGTGggggggcagagcttgatgacgaggcATCACTGcgtgccaccggcgtctttcccttgcccaggcttaagctagataggtccccaaccagggactctatGCCAGCAGTCGGGCATGGGATGCTGGTGGAGCGCGATGCGTCACCCTGAGCTTGCACAgtgtcggggtggtcccaccCGCGCCATGCCTAGCAAGCGCGACGAGAGTGACAGCCTGGGCGCCGCCTGTGCCTAGGCTGCTAGGGTATGGCATCATCAttggtcggtggggctctgggtgagaggagtaccatattgtactcatgtcctagagacaagaactctaggctcccgaaccagatcaccgtgccaatACGCAGTGGtcacacggggtctgccatccagaacctgTTGGGATGACGATGCTGACACATAGTAgttcccctacctagcgtgccaactgtcagtgttttggaccAGCGAGCCCTCaatcaactagtgaaaatgtactgcgtgcccctaatcccagatggtgatgcaaagagacataaggtttatattggttcaggcaataggtgccctacgtctagtctgcgagatcgatcttgtattccttgcactgaggtgcttgtagtaggggtttacaagctggacgagagagggagctagtcccaggtctatGTGGAGCgatgtgggttgcttgagatgttgatctcttgcggtGAGGAAGTGAATGTGTGTGTCCATGTTCGTCTATCTTATGAGTTCGTCTATGCGTGTGGGAGTCTGAGTTTCATGAGTGTTTGCGCTCGTGAGCTCGTGTGCTCGTCTGTCCTcctccctagaaacggccctgatcactcccttttatagttgaaggggggtcaGGGGTGATACACATGTTTGCTACACGGTGGTTGTGAGCGAAGGTGATATGCCCAGCCCTGTGGCTtgttactgtggcggcatggtcgacggagcggtcttgtccttgatgcactagagcgatgcaccggtcacgcccgatcctatgcgacgtgggagctctagtgatagcttgacacagggcatggcggacgacgtgctGGTCGCTATATGGCGACAGCGTAGAGAGCTGAGgctcagtcggtgcagaggccgaactatcatggggggctcggtaggcgtgaatcccgaggctgccgagaccctgaagcggattgccgaggctcggagggagcagttggtcctgtacactgattccgaggctacaggtacccaaacttgactccccacgccacgCTGTCCTcgaagcaggggttaggtagcacagtgcagtacgggcgtcagtcgtgggcacagtgccgagcatagcggccggtaacccctgccccgtcctgtcctagatggcatggtgttgatgcgactcccatctcgttggtcactccgctgtgtcgagccatcgtccggctgatgtcgcgggagtggttggtcacgttagttggacgtgacattCTATCAAGGAAATCGGTTGAGGCGGAGGTGACGGGGCTGTcgctgagccggcctcgagcgaggcagagaatcggcacctcgtccgaggctttacatgcggggcctcgagcgagacggagaatcggtaccctgtccgaggccttacgtgcgaggcctcgagcgagacggagaatcggtatcccgtccgaggccttacgtgcgaggcctcaagcgaggcggagaatcggtagcctcggacaaggtgggggttagccagtagttgtctcttggctttgatttttacagggtctaagcgattttttggtttttgcttaggggggcccctttttatggtacccgacaaataCAACAATCAAAGATGATTATATGACTACGAAAGGGCATGTAGCTTAGTGATTACAAAAGCCTCAATAGCACTTTAGGTCTTGGGTTTGACTTCTCTTGGGAGCGAATATTTCAGAATTTAACAACGTTGTGCTTTCCAATGGTACGTGACGTTCCCTTGGGCAGCGAGACGTCTGTGGTGGCTTCGTCAATCTCAAGCCTAGTCTTCGAAGATGCTCCTAAGAATAGGGTTTCTGTGCGTGCGTTGCGAGTGTctgcgttgtactgtgtaatcgAGAAAAAGGATGATTATGTGACTAATTCTAATTCACGTGCTACTACTAATCCTACAAATGCAAGTGTTATCCACTAGGGCCGTTTGGTAGAGCTCTCACTCAACCAAAAGGTTTCGACTTCTCTTTTGGCTTCAACTTCACTTAGCAGAGAAACGTTTGGTAAACCAACTTCTCATTGGACCAATTTTATATATAACCTTGCCTGTCATTAGGCTAACCCTTTATTCCCTCCCTCACCTTTCGCATCTCTCGCGCCAGTAACCTCTGAATCTCTCTCTCGACGACCGTCGCCCCCAAATTAATGCCCAAGTGGTCGCGTCGAGATACTGACACTTCTCTATGCGCTGGACTCCTCCATCGCCCACTTACCGATGTTAGACTCCACTGGCACCGCCCCCCTCCCCAAGCGCCGCCCCGTAGGTGGCACAACGAAGTGCCGATGTCGAGAGCAGCATGTGATAAGGCGGGGCCATGGCGGTACCTCCTTAGCTCTTCTAGCGTGTGAGGACGACAAGACTCATGAGAGCGAGATGGAGTTGGGTGAAGCTCGATTTTTTAGCTCCTTTGTCGCGTTCCAGCTTCAGTCGTCAGGTTTTGTTGGATTTTAGGTATGCGGCTATTTGTTGGGAAACCATTTGGTTGGTGGTGTGGTGAACGGCTCCTCAAATGGCAGGAGAATCGCTACCAAACACGCCCTTAATTAACATATAGGTTGGGATGCTCCTAGAAACTTTTGTGATACAAAAATGCTGCTGCAAACCAAATTGAAATAGGAATCTTCATATCACTCAACCTGCTAGAAGTATTTCCGATACTTTATTTTTTATATTGCGATTATAGAAAAAAACACTTCTTAAGAATCTCGAGTTTTGCTAGGTTTatgaaaaagtattaatatttatattttcAAATATATTTGTTATGAACATATATTTCATACTTAGTCTAATCATATCTATTACGCATCATAAATatgaatatatattttttttataaatttagctAAATTTGGTATTGTTTGACTCCTAAAAAAGTGgaattatatttttttagaaTGAAGAGAGTCAAACTTAAATTTAGTCAGACAAATGATTTTCTAAATCTTTAAATATTATACGTTTCACAatatattttttttgcttattaTAGTTCTACTATGTACACATATCAATACTGTAAACATCTTAGAATTGTGATTGGAGAGAGTAGTTGGCTAATCGGTGACTAAAGCATATATGATGCCAAGAGCATCTTTGGATTCTCTGTCTATAAAGTTTAGTTAGCTAAAATTGAAGGCTAAAACATTAGACCACTTTAGTTCACTTATATCAATATTAAATtactagatatatagtaaaatggATATAccgaaaaagtcaaagcgacttttaatttggaacagagggagtataagACGTTGAAAACTAAAACTTTAGAACACTCTAGCTGAACTTTAGTCAACACTTTCTTCTGTTTAGAGCCTTAAGAGTTAAAGTGGTTTAAAATTTAGTGGCTAAACTTTAGATCATTGATCCAAACAGGGTCTAAATAAAAAAGTACATTTTTTCTCTATATTCTAGGGGCCCATTTCATTGCAAGAATATGTTTTCTTTCTTACTTTATTTAGGAAAAATTGAAACAAACCCAGATTTGGGAGAAGCACTTTTATTTGATCCTGAAGTATTTTTTCTTGGAACACCTAGAAACATTTATTCGTTTTGAACTATGAAGGCAGGAGACTTTGGATTTTGGATCGTTGATTAAATAATTTCACCGACTATTGCAAAGCGATTGTGTTTCAATAGAGGAAAGTTTCCAAAGAGGAACTTATATATTTTTAGAAGAATCTGGATCCCTAATCAACGTGCTATAAAGAAATACTCCatcagttccaaattataagtcgctttgacttttctagtacatagattttgctatgtatctatacatacattatatctagatacacaGTAAAATTAatataccaaaaaaatcaaaacgatttataatttagaacagaggaaGTATATGTTTGACTATGTCTTGGACTCTTTTGGCTGAAAATATTTTAATAGGAATTACATTGTACTATTTTTTGtttagcaaaatggatgtacaaaaaaaagtcaaaacgacttgtaATTTGGGACTGGTGGAGTATAAGATGTTTTAGTTTTTTCTAAATATGTAGAAAGCTACGTATTTAGATATACATTATATGTAGATACATAGTAAATCATTGTATCTAAAAAACCAAACCAATTTGGAAGGGAAAGAGTATAATGTAAGATTTATGCTCTAAGCACTTTCGTGTAGTCATTATATTGTAACTAAAAGTTTTTTATATTCCGCAAAATAAAAGTATCATATATTTTTCTATGCCACATATTTATACTTGAAATAAAATGTCATGTATCCCATACTTGTACTTTCTCCGTTCCAAATTTTTTGACCTTTTAGATATCTTATTTCTACTATAATATTTATGTTATAATTTCAAATAGACTGAGTATATTACATTCATGAAAATCGAGAAGGAACCGTCTCATTCCACTTTAGCATCCAACCAGCATGGTCATCCATGATCCAACGACTCCGCCCTAGTAGGCTAGTACCCTACCCGAATGCGTCTGGACTCTGGAGGCAAGCCCATCCCCAGGACCCAGTACACCAGACACCACGCCACGTCACCGTCGCCATGGCGCTGCACCACCTCCGCCTCGCGCCGCTCGCGCTCCTTCGCGCCGCGAGCCTCCCGCCTCTCGCCTCCTCCCGTATCGCCgcacgccgccaccgccacgTTCTCCTCTTCGCGCCGCCGTCGTGGCCGTGGCGCCTCCTGTCGCCCGCTGCGAGGCCGCGCGCGCTTGCCACcgcggccgaggccgaggccgaggccgacgacGCTGGCTCGGGCTCCGGCAACGGCTTCTTCGCCGAGAGCACGTCGTGGGGTTCACTCGGCGTATCCGAACGCCTCGCGTCCGCCCTGCGCGGCGCCGGGCTCTGGAGGCCTTCCCTTGTCCAGGTAAAGGCTCCGCGCGCTTCAGCTGCAACTGCAACACACGCGTGACACGccacgtgttcgacgaaatgTCGGACCTCGTGTGAACGTCTCATGCCTGTTTAACATGAGCAGTTCAGTTGATAGATGtacattttatatttttttactcttTTGCTCCGCACAGGTATGGTCTGTGAATTGACCGGGCTCTTTAAGCTCTGTCTATTGTTGGGGACTTGGGGTTGGGAAGCTAAATACTTTCCAGTCCGTTTGCCTCTCATGGTGAACCGATGTCTATTCTAATTCCCAATGCTGTTACAATTTGCTTAATGAACATTGTAACTCCTTGCATCTTAAATCTAAAATTGCACGCACTTTATTATTTAGATAAGTAATACATTGAGCACTAGAGGATTCAGGTTACATGCTTCTCTCCCTTTTCACCTTTGTGGGATTAGTCAAATCAGTTCTGTTGTTAATGACCATATATATTTTCCTGTTGCAAACAATAAGAATGTAAATCCTTACCGCAACAACTGCAAACCTTTTTGGGTCCCAAGCAAGTTAGTGTATGTAGGCTAATTGTGCTCCAAATATACTAGTGCTGTCATATCTTCAAGACACTTCTCTTTGTTATTGTTTGATTCATAAATATGATTGGATTCAGTATTTTTTATATCCACCTTCTGAATAAATTTTTTGGTCTGATGATAGTTTCACTGGGACTTGTCCTAGTATATTTCCAAACACGTATATCCTAACTGTCTTGTTCAGTGCCTACTGTTGCATGAAACTATGAAAGATCAAAGATAATTACATAAAGTTTCAAACGTTATGCAGGCAACCTGTATACCACATGTTCTCATGGCAAATGATGTAATTGTCGCAGCAGAGACTGGCAGTGGCAAAACCCATGGTTACCTCGTACCTTTGATTGAAAAGCTGTGCTCCAAATCTTCTACCACCAAAGATGACAATTCTCAGGACACCACCCCAGGGGCACATGACATGGTGTTGGTCCTTTGTCCCAATGTCATGCTCTGTGAGCAAGTTGTTCGCATGGCTAATTCATTGCTTGACGAGTCTGGAGAACCACTTATAAGTGCTGCTGCTGTTTGTGGGCCAAAGGTATGCTCTATCTGAACACTATCTATGCTAATTAATAATATGTTAAActcatctttttcttgtcctACTTATAGATAAATATATGATTAGCCTATCACATTCCAGAGCCAAACACCCATTTTAATTTCAACTTTTCTGTAATGGAATGGCCTTTTTTTTCCCCTAATGTTGCGAGTGTGTTATCAACATGGGTCTTCATTTTAGTCTATTTACTTCCTATTTGTGGTTTTACTCATACAACAAACACCTCATGCTATGATGTAGTAATGCAGCTTATTGTGGTGATGTTTTCCTTATTTTTATTTCATGGCAGGGCTGGCCAGCTGTTCATCCTGATATTCTTGTAGCCACTCCAGCTGCTCTCTTAAACTATCTATTTGACTATGACCCAgaaaagaggcaaagagagagATTCCTGCGTAATGTAAAATTCGTAGTAAGTATTTGAGCAAAACATTTCCTTTTCTAGTGTCACCTTTGTATTCTTGTTTTATTTAATCAATTTTCTGAATCTGCTTGGCAAAGCTAGAATagttctctgtttttttttttcatttcctgTCACCTGGATAAGAAATATCTGGAATAGTTTTGAGTTAAGATGTGATATTTATGTAGTTATCATGTTTGGTGCATGTCTTGAATCCCTTTCGTGTGTCTGTTCTTTTTTAAAGCAAGTATTTGAACTGCAGTACTTGATTTTCTGGCTACTAGAAAGTCCTAATAGTTGTATATTTGGAATAGGTGTTTGATGAAGCAGACATGCTACTGTGTGGAAGTTTTGAGAACCAGGTTATTCGTCTCATCCATATGTTGAGATTTGATGAAAAGCTACTTTCTAGAGCACAGGATTCTGGAAAGGAAGTACCACTTGGGAGTAATGATGAATATCATGAGGATTCGAGGTTTGAGACTGCTGAATTTAGTGGTTCTGATGAGGAAATTGAAGACAATATTGTGCAAGATAGACCTGTCAAGGTGGAGAATAGTCATGTTGGAGCACGCAAGGACTGGAGGAGAGTTAGAAAAATATACAGGCGCAGCAAGCAGTATGTCTTTGTTGCTGCCACCCTTCCTCAGAGTGGGAAAAAAACTGCTGGTGGTGTGCTAAAGCGTATGTTTCCGGATGCTGTATGGGTTAGTGGCACTTATCTGCACCGTCACAACCCCAGGTATGCACTTTTTCTTCACTATATAAGCTTTTGAATGCCCTCTGTGGTCGGGATTCTTCTTTTTAATTTGCTTGCTCATTTTATGGAATCCTCACTGGCATTACAATTAAATCTTGCTATTTCTCTTGTAAtcccatttttttttctttgttacTTCGTATTCATGCCTTAAGTTTCACATGCTTGATATATATTGCACGCATATGCAGATTAGAGCGAAGATGGATAGAGGTCACTGCTGATACACAAGTTGATGCTCTTCTGAACGCAGTTAAATATGGCCTGAAGAGTGAAGTTCATGATGCTAAAGATGTTCCAAGACGCACTATGGTCTTCACAAACACCGTTGATGCTGCTAATTCAGTCTCTGATATATTGCGGAGAGTTGGTATTCCATGTATCTTGTACCATCGTGAGAGTTCCTTGGAGGAGAGGGCTAATAATTTGCAGTCTTTTCGCGAAAATGGTGGTGTGCTTGTATGCACTGATGCTGCTGCCCGTGGGCTTGATGTCCCAAATGTTTCTCATGTCATTCAGGTACCATCTTCCTCTGGTGTCAGTGTGAATACTTAAACAGTGCAACTGAAAATTTCAAATTTCTATAAAAAGGTTCATGCAGTTATGCATATGAAATTGTGATTTTTGTCATATTCCTTGAGTAACCCAGCTACAGTTGAATTTATTTGGGGGGTGGTATGATCTCACAAGAATCCTTATCAAATGATCTTTGCTTCTGTAGGCAGAATTTGCTGCCTGTGCTGTTGATTTTTTGCACAGGGTGGGCCGCACAGCCAGAGCTGGTCAATCTGGTATAGTGACCAGCCTATACACAGAGGCAAATCGTGATCTTGTAAGAGCAGTTCGTCAAGCAGAGGAATTGGCTCAGCCAGTGGTAAGACTCTTTGTTTTCTTCACCATCTGGAAGGTATAATCTTTTTCTGGAGAAGCACTTGCATAATAAAAATGTTAATGTTTATACAGGAGAGAGCATTCAGTAGGAAAAGAAGCTTTCGCAACAAATTAAAGAAGCAAGCATTGCAAAAACGTGAAGCACTGGTATCTTGATAGCGTGACTCACTATACTTGTAGTAAGGAGAAAACATATGTTTTTTTCTCCTTTGTTACTGTTGGTGATGAATGTTTTTGTAGTACTATATAGAAAGCTGCTACATATTAAATGGAAGTTATATTCAGATGGAATGCGTTGAAGTAATCTGACCAACATGTAGTCTCTTGGAATAATTATATTTTTGTGGCGTTTTTGTGGTATTCTTACTGCCTTATTGCAAGTGATTACAGATACTCTCTCTCTCGACAAACCCTCTTTCTGATACCGGCCATGAATATTGAAGATGCTGATTATGCGCGACGCCTCGCGCCATTAACGAGCGTGTGACCCGTCGCTTTTCCAATCGGTGCGCCACCCATCGCCTCGCTGCGCGGGGCGGTAGGGTCTCGCCGGAGTTCCATGGCGATCTCCTTCCCCTCCTCCCGCCGCTGTCATAGCCATGGTCGCCCCTGCCCCAACCCTGTCGGCTCACCATCGGGCCTACCTGCCTCCCCCAATCCCCTTtctgtgtgtgagagagagtatTGGGCTGGCCCGACGTAGAGGCGTCGCACATACAACGAGAGAATATCTATTACCACATTCCTATTTGGTAATGTCTTGAAACGAATATATGTTTCAGCTATAATAAAGAGTAATAATAATATACAAGTCTATCATAGCataggcatatatatatatttcaattTCTCAAATCAACCCAGATACTGTAATCAAGTTTTATGGTCTCCCAAAACTCAGACGATTCTTGGTGTCCCAATCCACAAGTAAATATGCCGGTGCCAGTGCCACCAACGCATTGTGTCACGCTAGCCGCTGTAGATATCGGTACGAAGGCCACTTCACCTCCTCTCTCAACAAGGTGAACATGTAGCGTCTCCGGCCAATCGTATAGCCTCGGGATAAAGATCTTGTTTTGCATTCACTTAACATCGGTTTTAACCATCATCGTAGTGCGCGTACCGGTGAACAATGCCCGCCCTTGTAGGCTGCCCACCTTCTCCCACTGCATCTCTTGGTCATTGAGTTTGAGGACGTGCACTGGAGTTCCACGGCGTCCCATGAGCACCGCCATAAACTCACCTTCATCGGACTCGAAGAGGTAGGAATCATCAGAATCGAAACCAAACCCTTGAGGCTTGTCAAGAAGCCGGAGGCCTTCCTCGTGCgatttttttaacatttttttaaaactatttttaattCTAACACTGTTTGATTTTTTCTTCAAATCTAATACTTTTGGCCGCACCTATTTGTATGGCGCGGTGAAATCAcattgccgcgccatgcatgggggcGTGGTAGAAGCGGCGACGTGGCAGCGACCAGGGCCGCTGAACGCTGACGTGGCAGGGGCTGCCGCGCCGCGGATCTGGGTGCAGCATTGACGCGCCATGGCGCGGCAAGCTGCTTATTACTTCGCGGGAGGTGCAGCAGGCCTCACAATGATTAGCGGCTATAGCCCTGGCCTGACGTCGCTAGCTGCAACGCCGGCCCGCGTGAGGAAGGCGAACGGAGGCGTAGCGCGTGGAGTGTGAGAGTGGCAAAGTGAGCGAGGCGATGTGAATGTGAAGGGACGGGTGGCAGTAGTTATTTTATTAATATGGAAGGGACGCGCCAGTTCGGATCTGAATCTGAAGGGACGCAGTAGTACAGACGCGCCTTGACTACACGCGTCGGTAGTAACAACTACTCCATACGTGCCTTTACTACACGCGTCTGTAGTGATTAATTACTGCCGACGCGTGTTCCCAACACGCGTCTGCAGTAGTTAAATTGATAAATTCAATTTTAAATCTTCGAATACAATTTTAGTACAGTAAATgatctaaaatgaaaatgttgtaaacataaaagttatagaactcatcaagatctacaacttttattttgaattttttttcatgtgactttgtttgtacaattcaaaatttgaatttaaaaaaaaataggaagttcaaacaagattttgaaacatcaaatgatgtcagatgaaaaagtcatgaacataaaagttatagatctcaataaaatctacaacttttattttggaaaaCTTTTCATGTGATTCTGTTTGaaccattcaaattttgaatatAAAAAAGGTAAATTCAAACAACATTTTAAAACGCCAAATGAATTcatatgaaaaagtcatcaaccaCAAAGTTGAAGAACTGATTAAGATCTACAAcctttattttgatcatttcttcatccgagaaAGTGGTAGTAACGTTACCACTttctcggatgaagaaatgatcaaaataaaggttgtagatcttgatcagtTCTTCAACTTTGTGtttgatgactttttcatatgaattcatttggtgttttaaaagttgtagatcttgatcagtTCTTCAACTTTGtggttgatgactttttcagctgaaaccaTTTATTgcttcaaaatattgtttgaagttgctatttcttgaaattcaaattctgaattgataaaacacagtcacatgaaaaaatgataaaaaaataATAGCTGTAACAACACAATAAATGGGTAGAGCAAGATTTTACAACAATTTGAGAAAAATCattaaatttgaagttagtatgagagagaaagactagttacaagttttagcctaagattaaaaagaaaaatcacacttgttcatcaatcTTTGAACCAATGGAAATTATCATGTACCCTATTTAAATTATTCAAACCACTTTATGTTCGAACTCCTTACATAACGCAATGGAAAGGCACTCGCTTCTAGGCCTGCAGGTCTTAGGTTTGATCCCTGGGTGGGACACAATTTTTTGACCTGCTTTTTTTATTGCTACAGACGCGTCTTGGGCACACGTGTCTGTAGTAAGAAATTTTATTTTGCTCGCCCTTTTTTTCCAAATTCTTTAGCCTTCCCGTATTCCCCAAGTCCATTCACATCCAACTTCTCACATTCTAGGGTTCCGTTGTCCGctccccgccgccgctgccacatCTGTGTGCCTCCGCCGTCTTCGCCCCCATCCGCTCCCCGCATTCTAGGGTTCCACCGCTGTCGAATCCGCCCGCCGTCCGCATCCGCGAGCCAGCGTCCGCCCGCCTTCGTCTCCGACGCCGTTCGTCGAGGTCTGACAACCACCGTCTCTGAGGTTGTCCTCCGCCATTGTCTCCAACTCCATCCAACAGGGCACGACGCACCGTCTCCAAAGCAGCTGGGCATGGCAGTGGCTGTTCCAGAGGCACTGTGAGCAGAGCAGAGGCCGCAGGTTGACGACATCTTCCGTTTCTAGCAACCCCTTCGTCCTCTCCAACAGCGCTAGCCTCCTCCTTCGACCCCACCTGGTGAGTTCTAATATGGATTTTCTTTAGTTAGATGTAGCAGCTTAGTGATTTTGCAATAGCCAAGGATTTGTAGTAGGAAAGGCTATTATCGAGTCTCTATTTGTTTCTGGTTGAGGGATTTTTGGTGGATAGTTGTCAGGTATAGTAGATAGATAAGGAGCAGTAGATGGATTTTTGAAAATTagaatgcctagttatgcttgtATGATTGAACCTAGTAGTTTTGTTCTGATTGAGTGGATTGAGATGTTCTTGTGcctatgacatgaatgaaatactAGACTAGTAGCATTGGTTTCTACAGCCTGAACTTGTACATTAATTTTAGTCTTATCATGTAGATGATGTACAATGGGTTGTAAATATTTATCTGGACTATTAGCTTTGCTATATTACTGAACACTTGCTCATACTCTACTTATGCTTGTTGATCAGTATAAACTCTTGTGGGTCATACTTAGCTGAGAATTTCAGTTAGTATTACATAACATTGTATTTTCTGTTGCTTCCTAAACTATTGATCTGGTTGTTGATGATCTAGTTGAGTGGATTGAGATGTTCTATAGCTT belongs to Miscanthus floridulus cultivar M001 chromosome 4, ASM1932011v1, whole genome shotgun sequence and includes:
- the LOC136551733 gene encoding DEAD-box ATP-dependent RNA helicase 22-like codes for the protein MALHHLRLAPLALLRAASLPPLASSRIAARRHRHVLLFAPPSWPWRLLSPAARPRALATAAEAEAEADDAGSGSGNGFFAESTSWGSLGVSERLASALRGAGLWRPSLVQATCIPHVLMANDVIVAAETGSGKTHGYLVPLIEKLCSKSSTTKDDNSQDTTPGAHDMVLVLCPNVMLCEQVVRMANSLLDESGEPLISAAAVCGPKGWPAVHPDILVATPAALLNYLFDYDPEKRQRERFLRNVKFVVFDEADMLLCGSFENQVIRLIHMLRFDEKLLSRAQDSGKEVPLGSNDEYHEDSRFETAEFSGSDEEIEDNIVQDRPVKVENSHVGARKDWRRVRKIYRRSKQYVFVAATLPQSGKKTAGGVLKRMFPDAVWVSGTYLHRHNPRLERRWIEVTADTQVDALLNAVKYGLKSEVHDAKDVPRRTMVFTNTVDAANSVSDILRRVGIPCILYHRESSLEERANNLQSFRENGGVLVCTDAAARGLDVPNVSHVIQAEFAACAVDFLHRVGRTARAGQSGIVTSLYTEANRDLVRAVRQAEELAQPVERAFSRKRSFRNKLKKQALQKREALVS